One stretch of Pseudomonas fragi DNA includes these proteins:
- the trmL gene encoding tRNA (uridine(34)/cytosine(34)/5-carboxymethylaminomethyluridine(34)-2'-O)-methyltransferase TrmL, with product MFHVILFQPEIPPNTGNIIRLCANSGCHLHLIEPIGFELDDKRLRRAGLDYHEYAPLKRHADLASCLESLGHPRLFAFTTKGSKPFHDVQFAEGDAFLFGPESRGLPPEVLDALDGDHRLRLPMREGCRSLNLSNTVAVAVYEAWRQQGFK from the coding sequence ATGTTTCACGTCATCCTTTTTCAACCAGAAATTCCGCCGAATACCGGCAACATTATCAGGCTGTGCGCCAACAGCGGCTGCCACCTGCATTTGATCGAGCCTATCGGTTTTGAGCTGGACGACAAGCGCTTGCGCCGGGCAGGGCTCGATTACCACGAGTATGCGCCACTCAAGCGGCATGCCGACCTGGCCAGTTGCCTTGAAAGCCTGGGCCATCCGCGCCTGTTTGCCTTCACCACCAAAGGCTCGAAGCCGTTTCACGACGTGCAGTTTGCCGAGGGCGATGCCTTTCTCTTCGGCCCTGAAAGCCGTGGCTTGCCGCCTGAGGTGCTCGACGCCCTGGACGGCGATCACCGCCTGCGCCTGCCCATGCGCGAAGGCTGCCGCAGCCTGAACCTGTCCAACACCGTGGCCGTGGCGGTGTACGAAGCCTGGCGCCAGCAAGGGTTCAAGTAA
- the secB gene encoding protein-export chaperone SecB has translation MTDQQNTAAVSDEDTAPQFSLQRIYVRDLSFEAPKSPAIFRQQWEPSVGLDLNTRQKPLEGDFHEVVLTLSVTVKNGDEVAFIAEVQQAGIFLIKNLDPASMNHTLGAFCPNILFPYARETLDSLVTRGSFPALMLAPVNFDALYAQELQRMQEEGSPTVQ, from the coding sequence ATGACTGACCAACAGAACACCGCTGCTGTTAGCGATGAAGACACCGCTCCACAATTCTCCCTGCAGCGCATCTACGTGCGTGACCTGTCGTTCGAAGCGCCAAAAAGCCCGGCGATCTTCCGTCAGCAGTGGGAGCCGAGCGTTGGCCTGGACCTGAACACCCGTCAAAAGCCGCTGGAAGGCGACTTCCACGAAGTGGTTCTGACCCTGTCGGTTACCGTTAAAAACGGCGACGAAGTGGCGTTTATTGCTGAAGTGCAACAGGCTGGCATCTTCCTGATCAAAAACCTTGATCCAGCGTCGATGAACCACACCCTGGGCGCGTTCTGCCCGAACATCCTGTTCCCGTATGCCCGTGAAACCCTGGACAGCCTGGTAACTCGCGGCTCGTTCCCGGCGTTGATGCTGGCTCCGGTGAACTTCGATGCCCTGTACGCGCAAGAACTGCAGCGCATGCAGGAAGAAGGCAGCCCGACTGTTCAATAA
- the grxC gene encoding glutaredoxin 3 has translation MSKVIVYSSDYCPYCMRAKALLENKGVAFEEIKVDGKPQVRAEMAQKAGRTSVPQIWIGDKHVGGCDDLFALERAGKLDALLNV, from the coding sequence ATGTCCAAGGTCATCGTTTACTCCAGCGACTACTGCCCTTACTGCATGCGGGCCAAGGCCCTGCTTGAGAACAAGGGTGTTGCCTTCGAAGAAATCAAGGTCGACGGCAAGCCACAGGTACGCGCCGAGATGGCGCAGAAGGCCGGTCGCACGTCGGTCCCGCAAATCTGGATCGGTGACAAGCATGTTGGCGGATGCGATGACCTGTTTGCTCTTGAGCGCGCAGGTAAATTGGATGCGCTGCTGAACGTCTGA
- a CDS encoding rhodanese-like domain-containing protein, whose product MVEHLIAFATSHYLLVGAFVILLALLIAHEMSRGGRSISTGELTGLVNRDEGVVIDIRPAKDFAAGHIVGAINIPQDKLMARIAELDKHKGKTLILVDAAGQHSGGHARELLKAGYNAAKLSGGISSWRADNLPVVK is encoded by the coding sequence ATGGTTGAGCACCTGATTGCATTTGCGACTTCTCACTACCTGCTTGTAGGCGCGTTTGTCATCCTGCTGGCGCTGTTGATCGCCCACGAGATGAGCCGTGGCGGGCGCAGCATCAGCACGGGCGAACTGACCGGCCTGGTCAATCGCGACGAAGGTGTGGTGATTGATATTCGCCCGGCCAAGGATTTTGCCGCCGGCCACATCGTGGGTGCTATTAATATCCCGCAAGACAAACTGATGGCGCGCATTGCCGAGCTGGACAAGCACAAGGGCAAGACCCTCATTCTGGTCGACGCTGCCGGCCAGCACTCGGGCGGCCATGCCCGTGAGCTGCTCAAGGCTGGCTACAATGCGGCCAAGCTGTCTGGCGGCATCTCCAGCTGGCGCGCCGACAACCTGCCAGTGGTGAAGTAA
- the gpmI gene encoding 2,3-bisphosphoglycerate-independent phosphoglycerate mutase has translation MTTTPKPLVLIILDGFGHSESHEYNAVYSAKKPVLDRLCASMPNGLISGSGMDVGLPDGQMGNSEVGHMNLGAGRVVYQDFTRVTKSIRDGEFFENPTICAAVDKAVGAGKAVHILGLLSDGGVHSHQDHLIAMAELAFKRGAEKIYLHAFLDGRDTPPKSAASSIELLDEAFKDLGKGRIASLIGRYFAMDRDNRWDRVEQAYNLIVDGKGEFNAATAQQGLEAAYERGESDEFVKATTIGEPVKVEDGDAVVFMNFRADRARELTRVFVEDDFDAFARARQPKLAGFVMLTQYAASIPAPSAFAPGSLENVLGDYLAKNGKTQLRIAETEKYAHVTFFFSGGREEPFPGEERILVPSPKVATYDLQPEMSAPEVTDHIVDAIENQRYDVIVVNYANGDMVGHSGVFDAAVKAVECLDACVGRIVEALDKVGGEALITADHGNVEQMEDESTGQAHTAHTCEPVPFIYVGKRALKVREGGVLADVAPTMLKLLGLPQPQEMTGKSILVDA, from the coding sequence ATGACTACCACGCCTAAACCTTTGGTCCTGATCATCCTGGATGGCTTCGGTCACAGTGAAAGTCACGAATACAACGCCGTTTATTCGGCCAAGAAACCGGTGCTGGATCGTCTTTGCGCGAGCATGCCGAACGGCCTGATCTCGGGTTCGGGCATGGATGTCGGTCTGCCTGACGGCCAGATGGGCAACTCCGAGGTCGGCCACATGAACCTGGGCGCCGGCCGCGTGGTGTATCAGGATTTCACCCGTGTCACCAAATCCATCCGCGATGGCGAGTTCTTTGAAAACCCGACCATTTGTGCCGCGGTCGACAAGGCCGTGGGTGCAGGCAAGGCCGTGCATATCCTGGGTTTGCTGTCCGATGGTGGCGTACACAGCCATCAGGACCACCTGATCGCAATGGCCGAGCTGGCCTTTAAACGCGGCGCAGAAAAAATCTACCTGCACGCCTTCCTCGATGGCCGCGATACCCCGCCAAAAAGCGCGGCTTCGTCCATTGAGCTGCTGGACGAGGCGTTCAAGGACCTGGGCAAGGGCCGTATCGCCAGCCTGATTGGCCGTTACTTCGCAATGGACCGCGATAATCGCTGGGACCGCGTAGAGCAGGCGTACAACCTGATCGTCGACGGCAAGGGCGAGTTCAACGCCGCCACCGCCCAACAAGGCCTGGAAGCGGCCTACGAGCGTGGCGAAAGCGACGAGTTCGTCAAGGCCACCACCATCGGCGAGCCCGTGAAGGTTGAAGACGGCGACGCCGTGGTCTTCATGAACTTCCGTGCCGACCGCGCCCGCGAACTGACCCGGGTGTTCGTTGAAGATGATTTCGACGCCTTCGCCCGCGCCCGTCAGCCAAAGCTGGCCGGTTTCGTGATGCTGACCCAATACGCTGCCAGCATCCCGGCGCCCAGCGCATTTGCCCCCGGCAGCCTGGAAAACGTACTGGGCGATTACCTGGCCAAAAACGGCAAAACCCAGCTGCGCATCGCCGAAACCGAAAAATACGCCCACGTGACCTTCTTCTTTTCGGGCGGGCGTGAAGAACCGTTCCCGGGCGAAGAGCGCATTCTGGTGCCGTCGCCGAAAGTCGCCACCTACGACCTGCAGCCGGAAATGAGCGCCCCCGAAGTCACCGACCATATCGTCGACGCCATCGAAAACCAGCGTTATGACGTGATTGTGGTCAATTACGCCAACGGCGACATGGTCGGCCACAGTGGTGTATTCGACGCCGCCGTCAAAGCGGTTGAGTGCCTGGATGCCTGCGTGGGCCGTATCGTTGAAGCGCTGGACAAGGTTGGTGGCGAAGCCCTGATCACCGCTGACCACGGCAACGTCGAGCAAATGGAAGACGAGTCCACAGGCCAGGCACACACCGCCCACACCTGCGAACCCGTACCGTTCATCTATGTGGGCAAGCGTGCGCTCAAGGTTCGCGAAGGCGGCGTACTGGCCGACGTGGCGCCGACCATGCTCAAGCTGCTGGGCCTGCCTCAGCCGCAAGAGATGACCGGCAAATCGATTCTGGTTGACGCATAA
- a CDS encoding murein hydrolase activator EnvC family protein produces MLRALIALTLACLLQPAFADERAQTQQQLDATRQDISELKKLLGKLQEEKSGVQKDLRGTETEIGKLEKQVEALQQELKKSEGELLRLDSEKKKLHSAKLEQQRLIAIQARAAYQGGRQEYLKMLLNQQNPEKFARTLTYYDYLSEARLAQLKGFNETLRQLANVEADINLQQAQLLTQKSSLDAQRAELDKVRAERQQVLAKLNTDVKDRDQKLQAREQDQADLANVLKTIEETLARQAREAEQARQKALIAQQEAEKKRQREAASVATDAPRKPVQSTPGPLVSSAGASYGGAFSQARGKLPWPVDGRLLARFGETRGDDSRTKWDGVMISAGAGTQVHAVHGGRVVFADWLRGAGQLVILDHGNGFLSLYGHNQTLLKSAGDVVKAGEVISTVGNSGGQATPALYFAIRQQGRPSDPAQWCRTQG; encoded by the coding sequence ATGCTTCGCGCCCTTATAGCCCTGACCCTCGCATGCCTGCTCCAACCGGCGTTTGCCGACGAGCGCGCGCAAACCCAACAGCAGCTGGATGCTACGCGCCAGGATATCAGCGAGCTGAAAAAGCTCCTGGGCAAGCTCCAGGAAGAAAAATCCGGCGTGCAGAAAGACCTGCGCGGCACCGAAACCGAAATCGGCAAGCTGGAGAAGCAGGTAGAAGCCCTGCAACAAGAACTAAAAAAGAGTGAAGGCGAGCTGCTGCGCCTAGATAGCGAGAAAAAAAAACTCCACAGCGCAAAACTTGAACAGCAACGCCTGATCGCCATTCAGGCCCGTGCCGCCTATCAGGGCGGGCGTCAGGAATACCTGAAGATGCTGCTCAACCAGCAAAACCCCGAGAAGTTCGCCCGAACGCTCACCTATTACGATTACCTGAGCGAAGCCCGCCTGGCCCAGCTCAAGGGTTTTAACGAAACCCTGCGCCAGTTGGCCAATGTCGAAGCCGATATCAACTTGCAGCAAGCGCAACTGCTGACCCAGAAAAGCAGCCTGGACGCCCAGCGCGCCGAGCTCGACAAGGTGCGTGCAGAGCGTCAGCAAGTCCTGGCCAAGCTCAATACCGACGTCAAGGACCGCGACCAGAAGCTGCAGGCTCGCGAGCAAGATCAGGCCGATCTGGCTAACGTCCTCAAGACCATCGAAGAAACGCTCGCCCGCCAGGCCCGCGAAGCCGAACAGGCACGACAAAAAGCCCTGATTGCGCAACAGGAAGCCGAGAAAAAACGCCAGCGCGAGGCTGCCTCGGTGGCCACCGACGCCCCGCGCAAACCGGTGCAATCCACGCCGGGTCCCTTGGTCTCCAGCGCAGGTGCGTCCTACGGCGGTGCTTTTTCTCAAGCCCGGGGCAAACTTCCGTGGCCGGTTGATGGTCGACTGCTTGCACGCTTCGGTGAAACCCGTGGCGACGACTCGCGCACCAAGTGGGACGGCGTGATGATCAGTGCAGGTGCCGGCACCCAGGTACACGCCGTACACGGTGGTCGCGTGGTGTTTGCCGACTGGCTGCGCGGTGCAGGCCAACTGGTGATTCTGGACCACGGTAATGGTTTCTTAAGCTTGTATGGCCACAATCAGACGTTGCTCAAGTCTGCCGGCGACGTTGTAAAAGCCGGCGAGGTGATTTCCACCGTGGGCAACAGCGGTGGTCAGGCCACGCCAGCACTGTATTTTGCTATTCGTCAGCAGGGACGCCCAAGCGACCCTGCACAATGGTGTCGCACTCAGGGATGA
- a CDS encoding S41 family peptidase, whose product MPHLSRLNSLALTIALLIGSPLAFAAEPSIPPAGAATSAKAPLPLEELRTFAEVMDRIKAAYVEPVDDKTLLENAIKGMLSNLDPHSAYLGPEDFAELQESTSGEFGGLGIEVGTEDGNIKIVSPIDDTPASKAGIQAGDFIVKINGQPTRGLSMTEAVDKMRGKIGQKITLTLVRNGGTPFDVTLTRANIQVKSVKAQLLEDGYGYIRITQFQVKTGEEVAAALSKLRRENGNKRLKGIILDLRNNPGGVLQSAVEVVDHFITKGLIVYTKGRIANSELRFSATGKDLSEGVPLVVLINGGSASASEIVAGALQDQKRGVVMGTTSFGKGSVQTVLPLNNDRALKITTALYFTPNGRSIQAQGIVPDIEVSRAKITREQDTEYYKEADLQGHLGNGNGGADKPTGSGPKAKPMPQDDDFQLSQALSLLKGLSITRGN is encoded by the coding sequence ATGCCGCATTTGTCCCGCCTCAACTCGCTGGCCCTGACGATCGCTCTGCTGATCGGCTCGCCATTGGCATTTGCTGCCGAGCCGAGCATTCCGCCAGCCGGGGCTGCTACCAGCGCCAAGGCACCGCTGCCTCTGGAAGAGCTGCGCACATTTGCCGAGGTCATGGATCGGATCAAGGCCGCCTATGTTGAGCCGGTAGACGACAAAACCCTGCTGGAGAATGCCATCAAGGGCATGCTCAGCAACCTCGACCCGCATTCTGCCTACCTGGGGCCGGAAGATTTCGCCGAGCTGCAGGAAAGCACCAGCGGCGAGTTCGGCGGGTTGGGTATTGAGGTCGGCACTGAAGACGGCAACATCAAAATCGTCTCGCCGATCGACGACACCCCTGCCAGCAAGGCCGGCATCCAGGCCGGTGACTTTATCGTCAAGATCAATGGCCAGCCCACTCGCGGCCTGAGCATGACCGAAGCCGTGGACAAAATGCGCGGCAAGATCGGCCAGAAAATCACCCTGACCCTGGTGCGCAACGGCGGCACGCCTTTCGACGTGACCCTGACCCGCGCCAATATCCAGGTCAAGAGCGTCAAGGCCCAGCTGCTTGAAGATGGCTACGGCTATATCCGTATTACCCAGTTCCAGGTCAAGACCGGCGAAGAAGTGGCCGCAGCACTGTCCAAACTGCGCCGCGAAAACGGCAATAAACGCCTCAAGGGCATCATCCTCGACCTGCGCAACAACCCGGGCGGCGTGCTGCAGTCGGCAGTTGAAGTGGTAGACCATTTCATCACCAAGGGTCTGATCGTCTACACCAAGGGCCGCATTGCCAACTCGGAGCTGCGTTTCTCGGCCACCGGCAAGGACTTGAGCGAAGGCGTGCCATTGGTGGTGCTGATCAACGGCGGCAGCGCCTCGGCGTCCGAGATCGTCGCCGGTGCCTTGCAGGATCAGAAACGCGGCGTGGTGATGGGCACCACCAGCTTCGGCAAAGGCTCGGTGCAAACCGTACTGCCACTGAACAATGACCGCGCGCTGAAGATCACCACGGCGCTGTACTTCACTCCGAACGGGCGCTCGATCCAGGCCCAGGGCATCGTGCCGGACATCGAAGTCAGCCGCGCCAAGATCACCCGCGAGCAAGACACCGAGTACTACAAGGAGGCCGACCTGCAAGGTCACCTCGGCAATGGCAACGGCGGTGCCGACAAACCGACCGGCTCCGGCCCCAAAGCCAAGCCAATGCCCCAGGACGATGACTTCCAGCTGAGCCAGGCCCTGAGCCTGCTTAAAGGCTTGAGCATCACACGCGGCAACTGA
- a CDS encoding divergent polysaccharide deacetylase family protein, with protein MRLPLAFALLCCLTGAAHAAPASAPATPHKAYLSLIIDDLGQNLPRDRRVLALPGPVTTAVMPDTPHAAEFAREAHKAGKIVILHMPMDPATGPFAWHPDLPVDELAKRLNAAFKAVPYTSGINNHMGSRMTSQPQAMAWLMGNLQQRHKFFVDSRTSAQTVAAAEAQKIGLASVSRDVFLDDVRTEQAITTQLQTAIKLAHKQGSAVMIGHPYPQTLAVLERELPRLKAQGIDWIDIRQMIGVRSNKAMAGHGKDGVYR; from the coding sequence GTGCGTCTTCCCCTGGCCTTCGCCCTGCTCTGCTGCCTGACCGGTGCCGCCCACGCGGCACCGGCCAGCGCGCCCGCCACACCGCACAAGGCTTACTTGAGCCTGATCATCGATGACCTGGGGCAAAACCTGCCCCGGGACCGCCGCGTGCTGGCCTTGCCCGGCCCGGTTACCACCGCTGTGATGCCCGACACCCCCCATGCCGCCGAGTTTGCCCGCGAAGCCCACAAGGCCGGCAAGATCGTGATCTTGCATATGCCGATGGACCCGGCCACCGGGCCTTTTGCCTGGCACCCGGACTTGCCAGTCGACGAACTGGCAAAACGCCTCAACGCCGCATTCAAGGCCGTGCCCTACACCAGCGGCATCAACAACCATATGGGCAGCCGCATGACCTCCCAGCCGCAAGCAATGGCCTGGCTGATGGGCAATTTGCAGCAGCGCCATAAGTTCTTTGTCGACAGCCGCACCAGCGCGCAAACGGTCGCCGCAGCCGAAGCACAAAAAATCGGCCTGGCCAGTGTTTCGCGGGATGTGTTTCTCGATGATGTGCGCACAGAACAGGCGATCACCACGCAACTGCAAACCGCGATCAAGTTGGCGCACAAGCAGGGTTCGGCAGTGATGATCGGCCATCCTTATCCACAGACCCTCGCTGTGCTCGAACGCGAACTGCCCAGGCTCAAGGCCCAGGGCATTGACTGGATCGATATCAGGCAGATGATCGGTGTGCGCAGCAACAAGGCGATGGCCGGGCATGGGAAGGATGGGGTTTATCGCTGA
- a CDS encoding substrate-binding periplasmic protein, translated as MFKRFLPVLVSSTMWLASTAFAADTSNPSIVLLTENFPPYNMAKNGKNFAQNDNIEGIAVDILRETFKRADISYSMTLRFPWERIYHLALENPGYGVFVTARVPEREKLFKWVGPIGPDDWVLLARGDSPITLTSLEQARQYRVGAYKGDAIALSLEKQGLAPVIVLRDQDNARKLQAGQIDLWATGAPAGQFLARQVGISGFKTVLRFHQAELYLALNKDVPDELVSKLQKALDQLRAEGVLQKISAKYL; from the coding sequence ATGTTCAAACGCTTTTTGCCTGTTCTCGTCAGTTCCACGATGTGGCTGGCGAGTACCGCTTTTGCGGCCGATACGTCGAACCCGTCGATCGTATTGCTGACTGAAAACTTCCCGCCCTACAACATGGCCAAAAACGGCAAGAATTTTGCGCAAAACGACAATATTGAAGGCATCGCCGTCGATATCCTGCGTGAAACCTTTAAACGTGCCGATATCTCCTACAGCATGACCCTGCGTTTCCCTTGGGAGCGTATTTATCACCTCGCCCTTGAAAACCCCGGCTACGGCGTGTTCGTCACGGCCCGCGTGCCCGAGCGTGAAAAACTGTTCAAGTGGGTAGGCCCCATCGGCCCGGACGACTGGGTGTTGCTGGCCCGAGGGGATAGCCCGATTACCCTGACGTCCCTTGAACAGGCCCGCCAGTACCGGGTGGGGGCTTACAAGGGCGACGCCATTGCCCTGTCCCTTGAGAAGCAGGGGCTGGCGCCGGTGATCGTGTTGCGTGATCAGGACAACGCCCGCAAGTTGCAGGCCGGGCAAATCGACCTGTGGGCCACGGGGGCGCCGGCCGGGCAGTTTTTGGCGCGGCAAGTGGGGATTTCCGGGTTCAAGACGGTGTTGCGCTTTCATCAGGCCGAGTTGTATCTGGCGCTGAACAAGGATGTGCCTGACGAGTTGGTGAGCAAGTTGCAGAAGGCGCTGGATCAGCTAAGGGCTGAGGGCGTGCTGCAGAAGATCAGCGCGAAGTACCTGTAA
- the hisF gene encoding imidazole glycerol phosphate synthase subunit HisF yields MALAKRIIPCLDVDNGRVVKGVKFENIRDAGDPVEIARRYDEQGADEITFLDITASVDGRDTTLHTVERMASQVFIPLTVGGGVRCIQDIRNLLNAGADKVSINTAAVFNPEFVGEAAQHFGSQCIVVAIDAKKVSLPGETPRWEIFTHGGRKPTGLDAVEWAMKMEGLGAGEILLTSMDQDGMKSGFDLGVTRAISDALGIPVIASGGVGNLQHLADGILEGHASAVLAASIFHFGEYTVPEAKAYMAERGIVVR; encoded by the coding sequence ATGGCGCTGGCCAAACGCATCATCCCTTGCCTGGACGTGGATAACGGCCGGGTCGTCAAGGGCGTCAAGTTCGAGAACATTCGCGATGCCGGCGACCCGGTGGAAATCGCTCGTCGCTACGACGAGCAGGGTGCTGACGAGATTACCTTTCTCGATATCACTGCCAGCGTCGATGGTCGCGACACCACGCTGCATACCGTCGAGCGCATGGCCAGCCAGGTGTTTATCCCGCTGACCGTTGGCGGCGGCGTGCGCTGCATCCAGGACATCCGCAACCTGCTCAATGCCGGGGCCGACAAGGTTTCGATCAACACTGCAGCGGTGTTCAACCCCGAGTTTGTGGGCGAAGCGGCGCAGCATTTTGGTTCGCAATGCATTGTGGTTGCCATTGATGCCAAGAAAGTCTCCTTGCCGGGCGAAACCCCGCGCTGGGAGATTTTCACCCACGGCGGGCGCAAGCCTACCGGGCTCGATGCGGTCGAGTGGGCAATGAAGATGGAAGGCCTGGGCGCTGGCGAGATCTTGCTGACCAGCATGGATCAGGACGGCATGAAAAGTGGTTTTGACCTGGGCGTGACCCGTGCCATCAGCGATGCGCTGGGCATTCCGGTGATTGCCTCGGGTGGCGTGGGCAACTTGCAGCACCTGGCTGACGGCATCCTTGAAGGTCACGCCAGTGCGGTACTGGCAGCGAGTATTTTCCACTTCGGCGAATACACTGTGCCAGAGGCCAAGGCGTACATGGCTGAGCGCGGAATCGTGGTCCGTTAA
- the hisA gene encoding 1-(5-phosphoribosyl)-5-[(5-phosphoribosylamino)methylideneamino]imidazole-4-carboxamide isomerase has protein sequence MLIIPAIDLKDGACVRLRQGRMEDSTVFSDDPVSMAAKWVEGGCRRLHLVDLNGAFEGQPVNGEVVTAIAKLYPHLPIQIGGGIRSLETIEHYVKAGVSYVILGTKAVKNPEFVAEACRAFPGKIIVGMDAKDGFVATDGWAEVSTVQVIDLAKRFEADGVSAIVYTDIAKDGMMQGCNVSYTAALAAATSIPVIASGGIHNLGDIKALMDARAPGIVGAITGRAIYEGTLDVAEAQAFCDSYKA, from the coding sequence ATGCTGATTATTCCCGCTATCGATCTTAAAGACGGTGCCTGCGTACGTCTGCGTCAGGGCCGCATGGAAGACTCCACGGTGTTTTCCGATGACCCGGTGAGCATGGCTGCCAAATGGGTAGAGGGCGGTTGCCGCCGTCTGCACCTGGTCGACCTGAACGGTGCCTTTGAAGGCCAGCCGGTCAACGGCGAAGTGGTCACTGCCATTGCCAAATTGTACCCGCACCTGCCGATTCAGATCGGCGGCGGGATTCGCTCCCTGGAAACCATCGAGCATTACGTCAAGGCGGGCGTGAGCTATGTGATCCTGGGCACCAAGGCAGTGAAAAACCCGGAGTTCGTGGCCGAGGCCTGCCGCGCATTCCCGGGCAAGATCATTGTCGGTATGGATGCCAAAGACGGCTTCGTGGCCACCGACGGCTGGGCTGAAGTCAGCACCGTGCAGGTCATCGACCTGGCCAAGCGTTTTGAAGCGGACGGCGTGTCGGCCATCGTTTATACCGACATTGCCAAAGACGGCATGATGCAGGGCTGTAACGTTAGCTATACCGCTGCATTGGCTGCTGCTACCAGCATCCCGGTGATCGCTTCGGGTGGCATCCACAACCTGGGTGATATCAAGGCCCTGATGGATGCCAGGGCTCCTGGCATCGTCGGCGCCATCACCGGTCGTGCCATCTATGAAGGCACGCTGGATGTAGCCGAGGCTCAAGCCTTCTGCGACAGCTACAAGGCCTGA
- a CDS encoding DUF2164 domain-containing protein produces the protein MAPRKKPPILTLTPEQESEANSKIKRFMEDRFELDLGSFEAAEILELFTREIAPHYYNRAIFDVQAHLKERFESIESDLWALEKN, from the coding sequence ATGGCGCCGCGCAAGAAGCCGCCGATTCTCACGCTCACCCCCGAGCAAGAGAGCGAAGCCAACAGCAAGATCAAACGCTTTATGGAAGACCGCTTCGAACTGGACCTGGGTTCGTTCGAGGCGGCTGAAATCCTTGAGCTGTTCACCCGCGAAATCGCCCCGCATTACTACAATCGGGCGATTTTCGATGTGCAAGCGCACCTCAAAGAGAGGTTCGAGAGCATCGAAAGCGACCTGTGGGCGCTCGAGAAGAACTGA
- the hisH gene encoding imidazole glycerol phosphate synthase subunit HisH yields MQTVAVIDYGMGNLHSVAKALEHVGAGRVLITSDASVIREADRVVFPGVGAIRDCMAEIRRLGFDSLVREVSQDRPFLGICVGMQALLDSSEENGGVDCIGLFPGAVKFFGKDLHEDGEHLKVPHMGWNEVQQKVDHPLWHGIPDLARFYFVHSYYIAAGNPRQVVGGGHYGVDFAAALAEGSRFAVQFHPEKSHTHGLQLLENFAAWDGRW; encoded by the coding sequence ATGCAGACAGTTGCGGTAATCGATTACGGCATGGGTAACCTGCACTCGGTGGCCAAGGCGCTGGAGCACGTTGGCGCCGGCCGGGTGCTGATTACCAGCGATGCCAGCGTGATTCGCGAAGCCGACCGCGTGGTGTTTCCGGGTGTGGGCGCGATTCGCGACTGCATGGCGGAAATCCGTCGTCTGGGTTTTGACTCGCTGGTACGCGAAGTCAGTCAGGATCGTCCGTTTCTCGGTATTTGTGTCGGCATGCAAGCCTTGCTCGACAGCAGCGAAGAGAACGGCGGCGTTGATTGCATCGGCCTGTTTCCGGGCGCCGTGAAGTTCTTCGGCAAGGACCTGCACGAAGACGGCGAGCACCTCAAGGTGCCGCACATGGGCTGGAACGAAGTGCAGCAAAAAGTCGATCACCCGCTGTGGCACGGTATCCCCGACCTGGCGCGGTTCTACTTTGTACACAGCTACTACATTGCGGCGGGCAATCCCCGCCAGGTAGTCGGTGGCGGGCATTACGGTGTTGATTTCGCCGCAGCGCTGGCCGAGGGCTCGCGCTTCGCGGTGCAGTTCCACCCGGAAAAAAGCCATACCCACGGCTTGCAGCTGCTGGAAAACTTTGCGGCCTGGGATGGCCGCTGGTAA
- the hisB gene encoding imidazoleglycerol-phosphate dehydratase HisB encodes MAERKASVERDTLETQIKASINLDGTGKARFDIGVPFLEHMLDQIARHGLIDLDIECKGDLHIDDHHTVEDVGITLGKAFSEAVGDKKGMTRYGHAYVPLDEALSRVVIDFSGRPGLQMHVPYTRATVGGFDVDLFQEFFQGFVNHANVSLHIDNLRGTNTHHQIETVFKAFGRALRMAVALDERMAGQMPSTKGVL; translated from the coding sequence ATGGCCGAACGTAAGGCGTCAGTCGAGCGCGATACTCTGGAAACCCAGATTAAAGCCTCGATCAACTTGGATGGTACCGGTAAGGCCCGATTCGATATCGGTGTTCCTTTTCTTGAGCACATGCTCGACCAGATCGCCCGACATGGGCTGATCGACCTGGACATCGAGTGCAAAGGCGACCTGCATATCGACGATCACCATACCGTCGAGGATGTCGGCATTACCCTGGGTAAAGCCTTCAGCGAAGCCGTCGGCGACAAAAAAGGCATGACCCGCTACGGCCACGCCTATGTCCCGCTGGACGAAGCGCTGTCCCGTGTAGTCATCGACTTTTCCGGTCGTCCTGGTCTGCAAATGCATGTTCCCTATACCCGCGCCACCGTAGGCGGTTTCGACGTTGACCTGTTCCAGGAGTTCTTCCAGGGCTTCGTCAACCACGCCAATGTCAGCCTGCACATCGACAACCTGCGCGGTACCAACACCCACCACCAGATCGAAACCGTGTTCAAGGCTTTCGGCCGCGCGCTGCGCATGGCCGTTGCACTGGATGAGCGCATGGCTGGGCAAATGCCTTCTACCAAGGGCGTGCTCTGA